The Solanum lycopersicum chromosome 9, SLM_r2.1 genome window below encodes:
- the LOC138338540 gene encoding uncharacterized protein, with protein MQGLEGHKGISFSDLCMFPHVHLPAGFKTPMFEKYDGHGDPIAHLKRYFNQLRGAEGKEELLMAYFGESLIGIASEYRSSLANMRKKTAKYFREYAIKWREQAARVKPPMKESEMIDVFLQAQEPATTQVLQNGSGNIGGKKRREDVATVVSALRTHVLGNSPQHYFPSQAPQYSMPYTPYHVFNAQPIAPPSYPQWRAPTPQNHPPPPQVHQNTARIPFRPRPQYKKGNGVKVESPSGPNINQNPLPRHTETNMLEMMKGHEEFASLYKPILRVGTGIEKSANVVDLTKMMPLGAESVLEKLSPSNTLILTVKGALEDVWASPSKAKSFVPKRPNKPILIVRGAYIPPVIIRPVSQLPMTNPKVVPWNYEPTVVTYKGKEIDEKIDEVGGITRSGRCYVPIELRKTKNDQTQIKSPVTEGEAVLKILNEAHVPSKVTVCQLEKIAGRIFEVNRITFSDDELPKEGTGHNQGLHITVKCELSYVTRVLINGGSGANICPLSTLQKLNVSAERVRPNNVCVRAFDGSKTDVIGEIELVLTIGPVDFAVNFQVLDINASYNLLLGRPWVIVHGEGDLSIYKDSSFPIIDADNENEALVYQTSEVVVIEHVPEGSVISKPNMPITSVMVVNELLKHGFEPGKVFGICLQGRAYHVSLRKSNGTFVLGYQPRVEDKMKEKKHKRDVWSLTKPIQPIYKSFMKARATESYQSSFPEPAMKVSEEMINYFQDLFVEVDMEELGEGTSDRDVQFIGPDVSLNNWEATPLPVKDESCSFYADSSDMTCMQNFLPDLNIQSNFLPNIEIISQEIEYDEDRVFEEVKRDFNHFENRSNPNMSETETINLGDQEIIKETKISVHVRHQKHDMIQALLDYKDVFASSCDDMSGLSTDMVKLRKLKTDTSVIIKVEITKQLEAKVIEVSQYPSWLANIIPVPQKDDKVRMCVDYRDLNKASPKDVFPLPNIDILLGSCAKHEDAFCHIMPKPKANFLQIGEDHSLLKGYYPMVLFI; from the exons ATGCAAGGACTAGAAGGCCACAAAGGCATCTCGTTCAGTGACTTGTGTATGTTTCCTCACGTCCATTTGCCTGCTGGTTTTAAAACTCCAATGTTTGAAAAATACGATGGTCACGGAGACCCCATAGCTCATTTAAAGAGATATTTCAACCAATTGAGGGGTGCAGAGGGCAAAGAAGAGTTACTTATGGCCTATTTTGGGGAAAGCTTAATAGGGATTGCATCTGAAT ATCGCTCCTCGTTAGCCAACATGAGAAAAAAGACCGCGAAATATTTTCGTGAATATGCTATCAAATGGAGGGAACAAGCTGCTAGGGTTAAACCACCGATGAAGGAGTCAGAGATGATTGACGTTTTTCTCCAGGCGCAAGAACCTG CCACAACACAAGTGCTTCAAAATGGTTCTGGAAATATTGGAGGGAAGAAGAGAAGGGAGGATGTGGCCACTGTTGTATCAGCGCTTAGGACTCATGTTCTAGGTAATTCCCCACAACACTATTTTCCTTCACAAGCTCCACAATATTCTATGCCATACACTccatatcatgtttttaatgCACAACCAATTGCACCCCCTTCTTATCCACAATGGCGTGCACCAACTCCACAAAATCATCCACCACCCCCACAAGTTCATCAAAATACTGCTAGAATTCCTTTCCGTCCTAGACCACAATACAAAAAGGGAAATGGCGTCAAAG TTGAAAGTCCGAGTGGACCCAACATCAATCAAAATCCATTGCCGAGGCATACTGAAACAAACATGCTGGAAATGATGAAGGGTCATGAAGAGTTTGCATCTCTGTATAAGCCAATCCTTAGGGTTGGAACTGGCATTGAGAAGTCAGCAAATGTTGTTGATCTAACAAAAATGATGCCTTTAGGAGCGGAAAGTGTGTTAGAAAAGCTGAGTCCATCAAACACACTCATCTTAACTGTGAAAGGAGCCCTTGAAGATGTTTGGGCAAGTCCGAGTAAGGCAAAGTCATTTGTTCCAAAAAGGCCAAACAAGCCTATCTTGATCGTGCGAGGGGCCTATATTCCTCCTGTGATTATCAGGCCAGTATCCCAGCTCCCAATGACTAACCCCAAAGTTGTTCCTTGGAACTATGAGCCTACTGTCGTGACATACAAGGGAAAAGAAATTGACGAAAAAATAGATGAAGTAGGAGGAATAACCCGTTCAGGAAGATGTTATGTCCCGATAGAGttaaggaaaactaaaaatGACCAAACACAAATAAAGAGTCCGGTCACTGAAGGAGAG GCtgtattgaaaattttgaatgaagcaCATGTTCCTAGTAAAGTTACAGTGTGTCAGTTAGAGAAGATTGCTGGGAGAATATTTGAGGTAAACCGCATCACCTTTTCAGATGATGAACTACCCAAAGAAGGTACAGGACATAACCAAGGCCTACATATCACTGTAAAGTGTGAGCTTTCATATGTCACTCGAGTTCTAATTAATGGAGGATCTGGAGCAAATATTTGTCCTTTATCAACTTTACAGAAATTGAATGTTAGTGCTGAAAGGGTCCGACCCAATAATGTATGTGTTAGAGCTTTTGATGGGTCAAAAACAGATGTTATTGGTGAGATAGAGCTCGTACTAACCATAGGGCCTGTGGATTTCGCTGTGAATTTTCAAGTGTTGGATATCAATGCGTCCTACAATCTATTGTTGGGGAGGCCATGG GTAATTGTTCATGGTGAAGGGGATTTGTCAATCTACAAAGACTCTTCCTTCCCTATTATCGATGCGGATAATGAGAATGAGGCACTAGTTTATCAAACTTCTGAGGTAGTGGTTATTGAGCATGTCCCCGAGGGGAGTGTCATTTCAAAACCAAATATGCCCATCACATCTGTAATGGTGGTGAATGAATTGCTGAAACATGGGTTTGAGCCGGGTAAAGTCTTTGGAATCTGCTTGCAAGGAAGAGCTTATCATGTGAGTCTACGAAAGAGCAACGGTACTTTTGTCTTAGGCTACCAACCTAGAGTCGAGGACAAAATGAAGGAAAAGAAGCATAAGAGAGATGTATGGTCACTTACCAAGCCTATACAACCAATCTACAAATCTTTCATGAAAGCTCGCGCAACAGAATCTTATCAATCATCTTTTCCAGAGCCAGCGATGAAAGTTAGCGAAGAAATGATCaactattttcaagatttatttgtcgAGGTTGATATGGAGGAACTCGGAGAAGGCACTAGCGACAGAGATGTGCAATTCATTGGTCCTGATGTCAGTCTAAACAATTGGGAGGCCACCCCTCTCCCCGTTAAAGACGAGTCTTG TTCATTCTATGCCGATTCTAGTGATATGACATGCATGCAGAATTTTTTGCCAGATCTTAATATCCAATCTAATTTTCTAcctaatattgaaataataagtcAAGAAATCGAATATGATGAAGACAGAGTATTTGAGGAAGTAAAGAGggatttcaatcattttgaaaataggTCAAATCCAAATATGAGTGAAACTGAGACGATAAATTTGGGGGATCAGGAAATCATTAAGGAGACTAAGATAAGTGTACATGTTCGACATCAAAAGCACGATATGATCCAGGCCCTTCTTGATTACAAAGATGTTTTTGCGTCATCTTGTGATGACATGTCTGGATTAAGTACTGACATGGTT AAGTTGAGAAAACTCAAAACTGACACGAGTGTAATAATTAAAGTGGAGATCACAAAGCAACTTGAGGCCAAAGTCATTGAAGTCTCTCAATATCCTTCTTGGTTAGCCAATATCATACCCGTCCCTCAGAAAGACGACAAAGTTCGAATGTGTGTTGATTATCGTGATTTGAATAAGGCAAGTCCAAAAGATGTTTTTCCTTTGCCTAACATCGATATTTTATTGGGTAGTTGTGCTAAACATGAGGACGCATTTTGCCACATCATGCCGAAACCAaaggcaaattttctccaaattggaGAGGACCATTCGTTGTTAAAAGGGTATTACCCAATGGTGCTCTTTATTTAG